A genomic stretch from Telmatocola sphagniphila includes:
- a CDS encoding DUF3472 domain-containing protein, whose translation MRILFFLGMLLGLEANLSADEHSKGNACRSVHLGYSAPEATMFYNEVTVKTSQEGTYFCVCGFNQGYFGIQELSRNKKVVIFSIWDPGNQNDPSKVKEEDRVKLLEKGEGVRIGRFGNEGTGGQSFLDFDWKVGETYRFLVKAKLVETRTVYDAYFYLNEKKEWKHLVSFSTLAKGKILGGYYSFIEDFRRNKISATQAREAYFGNGYILTKDGAWQALTKAQFTGDDNPSLNINSKVEKDRFYLATGGEIENKDTKLNAKMTRPPTGITLP comes from the coding sequence ATGCGGATACTCTTTTTCTTAGGAATGCTGTTAGGGTTGGAAGCGAATCTTTCCGCGGACGAACATTCGAAAGGAAATGCCTGCCGCAGTGTGCATCTGGGCTACAGCGCGCCGGAGGCGACCATGTTCTATAACGAAGTCACCGTAAAAACTTCGCAGGAAGGTACCTACTTTTGCGTCTGCGGCTTCAATCAGGGCTACTTCGGAATTCAGGAATTAAGCCGTAACAAGAAAGTGGTAATTTTCTCGATCTGGGATCCAGGAAATCAAAACGATCCTTCGAAGGTGAAAGAAGAAGATCGCGTCAAATTACTGGAAAAAGGGGAAGGCGTTCGCATCGGCCGTTTCGGGAATGAAGGCACGGGTGGACAGTCTTTCCTCGATTTCGATTGGAAGGTCGGCGAAACGTACCGCTTCCTGGTCAAAGCCAAACTCGTTGAAACTCGCACGGTCTACGATGCCTACTTTTACCTGAACGAGAAGAAGGAATGGAAGCACCTGGTCAGTTTCAGCACACTCGCCAAGGGCAAAATTCTGGGGGGTTATTACTCGTTCATCGAGGACTTCCGCCGCAATAAAATCTCGGCCACGCAAGCCCGGGAAGCCTATTTCGGCAACGGCTACATCCTCACAAAAGACGGAGCCTGGCAGGCCCTCACCAAAGCACAGTTTACCGGGGATGACAACCCCTCGCTGAACATCAATTCCAAAGTCGAAAAAGATCGTTTTTATCTGGCCACGGGTGGGGAGATCGAAAATAAGGACACGAAACTCAATGCGAAAATGACTCGACCGCCCACCGGGATAACACTTCCGTGA
- the pabB gene encoding aminodeoxychorismate synthase component I — translation MSNATTIAELLSPAPDPWQVFQSLTSRGLSRLLFLDSSQRHPMRGRYSYIAGEPHVWLENSWSDQNLGDPFLRVAAQLANRRAKSLPGLPPFQGGAGGVFGYELSHCVEELPSAGPNWHSLPDFAVGIYLWVIAWDHLQDKAWIVVQPGGPSLNTIRNWMTTPIGSPGNRPSVVDLHPKLPALYPLRGQVSSNFDLRSFTHAVRQAIDYVHQGDCFQVNIAQTLFHPATCSNLELYERLRTRNPAPFSAYFDLGKGALLSASPERFLKVSEGEVETRPIKGTRPRGSTEEEDAARAQELANSAKDRAENVMIVDLLRNDIGRSCQYGSVQVPKVCEIESFETVHHMVSEVRGRLRPDQTPLHLLRNCFPGGSVTGAPKVRAMEIITELEKIPRGFYCGSLGFVGFDGTMDTNILIRTITSTQGWWSFPVGGGIVADSEPEKEYEETLHKAAGILNALK, via the coding sequence ATGTCGAATGCGACCACTATTGCCGAATTGTTATCGCCCGCGCCCGATCCCTGGCAGGTATTTCAGAGCCTCACTTCGCGGGGCCTCTCTCGCTTACTCTTTCTCGATTCATCGCAAAGACACCCGATGCGCGGCCGGTATTCCTATATCGCCGGGGAACCGCACGTCTGGCTGGAAAATTCCTGGAGCGATCAGAATCTGGGCGATCCTTTCCTTCGGGTCGCCGCCCAATTGGCCAATCGCCGAGCGAAGAGTTTACCCGGCTTGCCTCCCTTCCAGGGGGGAGCGGGGGGCGTTTTCGGTTACGAACTTTCCCATTGCGTGGAAGAGTTGCCATCCGCCGGGCCCAATTGGCACTCCTTGCCCGATTTTGCCGTGGGAATCTATCTCTGGGTGATCGCTTGGGATCACCTTCAAGATAAAGCTTGGATCGTGGTCCAACCGGGCGGCCCCTCCCTCAATACTATTCGCAACTGGATGACCACTCCTATCGGATCCCCTGGAAATCGTCCTTCCGTAGTCGACCTGCACCCAAAACTTCCAGCGCTCTATCCTTTGCGGGGACAAGTATCTTCGAATTTCGATCTTCGCAGTTTCACCCACGCCGTGCGCCAAGCGATCGATTACGTTCATCAGGGAGATTGCTTCCAGGTCAACATTGCTCAAACCCTGTTCCATCCGGCCACCTGCTCGAATCTGGAACTTTACGAACGCTTGCGCACGCGGAATCCCGCGCCCTTCTCGGCGTACTTCGATCTGGGAAAAGGAGCCCTCTTGAGCGCTTCCCCAGAACGATTTCTGAAAGTTTCGGAAGGAGAAGTCGAGACGCGACCCATCAAGGGGACCCGGCCGCGTGGAAGTACGGAAGAGGAAGATGCCGCCCGGGCTCAGGAACTCGCCAATAGTGCGAAGGATCGGGCCGAGAATGTAATGATCGTCGATCTGTTACGGAACGACATCGGCCGGAGTTGCCAATACGGAAGTGTGCAGGTACCCAAGGTGTGCGAGATCGAATCGTTCGAAACGGTGCACCACATGGTGTCTGAAGTGCGTGGCCGGTTGCGACCGGATCAAACCCCCTTGCATCTTCTAAGAAACTGCTTTCCCGGGGGATCGGTGACGGGAGCCCCCAAAGTGCGGGCGATGGAGATCATCACCGAACTGGAAAAAATACCTCGCGGCTTTTACTGCGGTTCTCTCGGTTTCGTCGGTTTCGATGGTACGATGGATACGAATATTCTGATTCGTACTATTACCTCGACCCAAGGATGGTGGTCCTTCCCGGTGGGGGGTGGAATAGTAGCCGATTCGGAACCGGAAAAAGAATACGAAGAGACATTGCACAAAGCGGCGGGAATTCTGAACGCCCTTAAGTAG
- a CDS encoding HEAT repeat domain-containing protein, whose translation MLLLVPPALLCLIAFRTTEGSKPKLIGSAVFSVMFVIGLIRDRGVWNAATGWLGVLHFAICLGALWISKIPKDLDFWAANAGFVSLPIILLLLPAAQALTSVRRRARLFVNRLASRSHWPEDLNACSQLPEVRILQGLLVQDAEPALGALSHPKPQVRLIVLTALQARESWLPGQAERVFHCAFYAQEPAVRAAALRALANVRDPYQIQKIADFCTDSAPEVRYATFEALLYNAVSRWPETRRWIHTALHDRRFIEDGPLPLGTQILPSQALDDISVWACEPGQTSRRALLSLIVYYRTMLQRNRTAELLSRLYSQLVDSRLHSTLRVEIAFVLRDQAAFSPEVLRKMIEHHQPSQIRLLAASELLSNGFDESALETLREVARQPNREIALGVAQVLQATMQIDMGLPANGEVPAANTRAAAEIARRVTLWTQGKWPNGNPEEIDSSYHQTPAARNGTTATVKRPVVNVQMSSLDTPWLE comes from the coding sequence ATGCTTCTCCTCGTCCCGCCTGCGCTCCTCTGTCTGATCGCGTTTCGCACTACTGAAGGTTCCAAACCCAAATTGATCGGTTCGGCCGTCTTTAGCGTGATGTTCGTGATTGGCTTAATCCGCGATCGCGGCGTCTGGAACGCGGCCACGGGATGGCTGGGGGTGCTTCATTTTGCGATTTGCCTGGGAGCCCTCTGGATCTCCAAAATTCCCAAAGACCTGGACTTCTGGGCGGCGAATGCGGGATTTGTCTCCCTGCCCATCATTCTTCTGTTGCTTCCCGCGGCGCAGGCTTTAACGAGTGTTCGTCGCCGGGCCCGGTTGTTTGTGAACCGTCTAGCCTCACGCTCGCACTGGCCCGAAGACTTGAACGCCTGCTCCCAACTTCCCGAGGTCCGAATCCTGCAGGGGCTTCTGGTTCAGGATGCGGAACCGGCCCTGGGAGCTCTGAGCCATCCTAAACCTCAGGTTCGACTGATCGTTCTCACTGCGCTGCAAGCTCGGGAATCCTGGCTTCCGGGTCAGGCCGAACGAGTATTTCATTGTGCCTTTTATGCTCAGGAGCCGGCCGTGCGGGCCGCCGCCCTTCGAGCGTTGGCCAATGTTCGCGATCCCTATCAGATTCAAAAGATTGCCGATTTCTGTACCGATTCTGCTCCGGAAGTTCGTTACGCGACCTTCGAAGCGCTACTTTACAATGCTGTGAGTCGCTGGCCGGAAACCCGGCGTTGGATTCACACCGCCCTGCATGATCGCCGGTTTATCGAGGATGGTCCGTTGCCTCTGGGGACCCAGATTCTGCCTTCGCAAGCTTTGGATGATATCTCCGTCTGGGCCTGCGAACCAGGGCAGACCAGTCGTCGGGCACTACTGAGTCTGATCGTTTACTACCGAACGATGTTGCAGCGGAATCGCACTGCGGAATTGCTGAGCCGACTTTACTCGCAACTCGTCGATAGCCGCCTGCATTCGACCTTACGCGTCGAAATTGCTTTCGTCCTTCGCGACCAGGCGGCTTTCAGTCCCGAAGTCTTACGCAAAATGATCGAGCATCACCAACCCTCGCAAATTCGTCTCCTGGCCGCCAGCGAACTTTTGAGTAACGGCTTCGACGAATCTGCACTGGAAACTTTGCGGGAAGTGGCTCGGCAGCCGAATCGGGAAATTGCTCTGGGTGTCGCTCAAGTCCTGCAGGCCACCATGCAGATCGACATGGGATTGCCGGCAAACGGGGAAGTTCCCGCGGCCAACACGCGTGCCGCCGCCGAGATTGCCCGCCGAGTGACCCTCTGGACGCAGGGCAAATGGCCCAATGGCAATCCGGAAGAAATCGATTCCAGCTACCACCAGACCCCAGCGGCTCGCAACGGAACCACGGCCACGGTCAAACGTCCCGTGGTGAACGTTCAGATGTCCTCTCTGGATACGCCTTGGCTGGAATAG
- the hemA gene encoding glutamyl-tRNA reductase, whose protein sequence is MNFRVVGCSYRNAPVELREKLAFREESLPDTLADLSAQLGSETVILSTCNRVEVYVAQPVEPEAADAAKIIQLLSEYHKLPAEEIRKHLYALENSEAVLHLFRVTASLDSLVVGEGQIAAQVRAAYEIASKAGSTGPFLNILFPTAVRAAKRARTETGISQGHVSVSSVAVDYVRQVFDRFDDKTILVIGAGKMGQLTLKHLRELEPRQILVTNRSPEKAAEVAKNCGGAAVPWEQLDEALSKADIVLSTTGAPEMIVTKKRFDTIKHRRGGRSLVILDIAVPRDFDPAIHDGEGTFLFNIDDLKRIREQTLQQRQKHIQPAEQIVELERKKFLEDWSRRKNGPLIAKLTSDFESKRQAVLAHLFTKLNGQLSDADKAYIEGAFRLFQNQLLHGPIDALKEASREGTNSAMTEMVRKMFRLSE, encoded by the coding sequence ATGAATTTTCGGGTGGTCGGCTGCAGCTACCGGAACGCCCCGGTGGAGCTACGAGAAAAACTGGCGTTTCGCGAAGAATCCCTGCCGGATACGCTGGCCGATCTGTCGGCGCAACTGGGTTCAGAGACGGTGATTCTCAGCACGTGCAACCGCGTGGAAGTTTATGTCGCTCAGCCCGTGGAACCGGAGGCAGCCGACGCGGCAAAAATCATCCAGTTACTCAGTGAATACCACAAACTCCCGGCCGAGGAAATTCGCAAGCATCTCTATGCACTGGAGAACAGCGAGGCCGTCCTGCACCTCTTCCGGGTGACCGCAAGTCTGGATAGTCTGGTGGTGGGCGAGGGGCAAATCGCCGCTCAGGTCCGGGCCGCCTACGAAATTGCCTCCAAGGCCGGTAGTACAGGTCCGTTTTTGAATATTCTCTTTCCCACTGCCGTGCGGGCGGCCAAGCGGGCTCGTACCGAAACCGGCATCTCGCAGGGGCACGTTTCGGTATCCTCGGTCGCCGTCGATTACGTCCGGCAGGTCTTCGATCGTTTCGATGACAAGACGATTCTGGTGATCGGTGCGGGTAAAATGGGACAGTTGACCCTCAAGCACTTGCGGGAACTGGAGCCCCGTCAGATCCTGGTGACCAATCGCAGCCCGGAAAAAGCGGCGGAAGTGGCCAAAAACTGTGGCGGAGCCGCGGTCCCCTGGGAGCAACTGGACGAGGCCCTGAGTAAAGCGGATATTGTGTTGAGCACCACGGGTGCGCCGGAAATGATTGTGACGAAAAAGCGCTTCGACACCATCAAACATCGACGCGGCGGACGATCGCTGGTCATTCTGGATATTGCCGTACCTCGCGATTTTGATCCGGCTATCCACGACGGCGAGGGAACTTTCCTCTTCAACATCGATGACCTCAAACGCATTCGCGAACAAACCCTGCAACAGCGCCAGAAGCACATTCAGCCAGCGGAGCAGATCGTCGAACTCGAAAGAAAGAAATTTCTGGAAGACTGGTCGAGGCGGAAGAATGGCCCTTTGATCGCCAAATTGACCAGCGACTTCGAGAGCAAGCGGCAGGCCGTGTTAGCGCATTTGTTCACCAAATTGAACGGGCAACTGAGCGATGCCGACAAGGCCTATATTGAAGGGGCATTCCGACTGTTCCAGAATCAATTGCTTCATGGGCCGATTGATGCGTTGAAGGAAGCTTCCCGCGAAGGGACCAACTCGGCTATGACGGAAATGGTTCGAAAGATGTTCCGGCTCAGCGAGTGA
- the ccsA gene encoding cytochrome c biogenesis protein CcsA, giving the protein MDGIDHLCFNFSYLAVFLLELAQLIWPKKGLRIATLVFAFAGLLAHTLFLAFKQPTPAMPYGSLLLLGWVFAIFYLYGSLHKGSRAWAVFFLPMVLILVWVAWFVFRDENKGGTWFSGHHFWGMFHGGLLLAASVCIMFGFVTSSMYLIQARRLREKRNPLTGMKLLSLETLERINRRSINIAFPLLTIGLLLGIIRAEKAEAPETPWTAFKILGSFGLWVVATLLMIARYRASLPARKLAWLTIAVFVLVIVTLFASHPFVASGGVQ; this is encoded by the coding sequence ATGGATGGCATAGACCATCTTTGCTTTAACTTCAGCTATCTCGCCGTTTTCCTCCTCGAACTGGCCCAGTTGATTTGGCCTAAAAAAGGGCTGCGAATCGCCACGCTGGTCTTCGCATTCGCGGGGCTACTGGCCCATACTCTATTCCTGGCATTCAAGCAGCCCACTCCGGCCATGCCTTACGGCTCGCTGCTTTTACTCGGTTGGGTGTTTGCAATTTTTTATCTCTACGGTTCACTCCATAAGGGAAGCCGGGCCTGGGCGGTTTTCTTCCTACCGATGGTGCTGATATTAGTCTGGGTGGCCTGGTTTGTTTTCCGCGATGAAAACAAAGGGGGAACCTGGTTTTCGGGCCATCATTTTTGGGGAATGTTCCACGGCGGGCTACTGTTGGCCGCCTCGGTGTGCATCATGTTCGGTTTCGTTACCAGTTCGATGTATCTGATTCAGGCACGCCGCCTCCGGGAAAAGCGTAATCCGCTGACCGGGATGAAGCTGCTGAGCCTGGAAACGCTCGAACGGATCAATCGCCGTTCGATCAATATTGCGTTCCCTCTGCTGACCATCGGCCTTTTGCTCGGTATTATCCGCGCCGAAAAAGCCGAGGCGCCCGAAACTCCGTGGACGGCCTTCAAAATTTTAGGCAGTTTTGGACTTTGGGTCGTGGCCACTCTCCTGATGATCGCCCGCTATCGAGCTTCCTTACCCGCCCGGAAATTGGCGTGGTTGACCATTGCAGTATTCGTGCTGGTCATTGTGACACTCTTCGCCAGTCACCCCTTCGTTGCCTCCGGGGGTGTCCAATGA
- a CDS encoding ABC transporter permease, with protein MEASEPILIYRRWLPYWAVLQTDLRQTLRSWVYLLWVIVSVLAMGGYLLYRFGLHNEMGAEQKASIQTTDLFRWLIMGSLSLIVILTVSSISSERGTLADSVLSRGISRYQYFLAKLHSRCFVVLGTMTILCSIVFFCSYLLFKDDLSIEGGFKAILAICAVMLGIVSIGVTIGALTQSTVFGITVLWISLMALGILLKELPEAYLSPIKSLKQLESTLKGIGSIQIFQELFITSAIVTAVSTLLGMIVFSRKDV; from the coding sequence ATGGAAGCTTCCGAACCCATCCTGATTTATCGCCGTTGGCTCCCTTATTGGGCCGTGTTGCAGACCGACTTACGTCAGACTTTGCGAAGCTGGGTCTACCTGCTTTGGGTCATTGTCAGCGTTCTGGCGATGGGAGGATACCTGCTCTATCGGTTTGGCCTGCACAATGAAATGGGCGCGGAACAAAAGGCTTCCATTCAGACGACCGATCTATTTCGCTGGCTGATTATGGGTAGCCTGTCGCTGATCGTGATTCTGACCGTCAGCAGTATTTCTTCCGAGCGCGGCACTCTGGCCGATTCGGTTCTCTCGCGCGGGATCAGTCGGTATCAGTACTTCCTGGCGAAACTCCATTCCCGTTGCTTTGTGGTACTGGGCACCATGACCATCCTATGCAGTATCGTTTTCTTCTGCAGTTACCTTCTCTTCAAAGATGATCTGAGTATCGAGGGGGGATTTAAGGCGATTCTGGCCATCTGTGCGGTGATGCTCGGAATCGTTTCGATCGGAGTAACGATAGGCGCTTTGACGCAATCCACCGTTTTTGGCATTACGGTTTTATGGATATCGCTGATGGCTCTCGGGATCTTACTCAAAGAGCTGCCCGAAGCCTATTTGTCGCCGATCAAGTCGCTGAAGCAACTGGAATCCACCTTGAAAGGGATCGGCAGCATTCAGATTTTTCAGGAGTTGTTCATCACCTCGGCAATCGTCACGGCCGTTTCGACTCTGCTGGGGATGATTGTGTTTTCCCGCAAAGATGTTTGA
- a CDS encoding ABC transporter ATP-binding protein, with translation MAEVDSELVVETTHLTKIYQNRQIALNDVSLTIEPGSVLGLLGPNGAGKTTFLRLVLGLHRPTAGGVRVFGTPMTPNSAMLRRRIGYIPTNPQFPKGMTPITYLDYVARLYGLSRDTRKPRLANLIRAVDLLGESGNSISQFSIGMTARLAVAASLLNEPDLLIWDEPTHGLDIEARRSMLELIKKLASEKTLILCSHNLSDVDEVCNHAAVLAQGKLIFQGTLTELKGRIRKNHYELDLEGDQKSISKAVGQLKAIKDIQQVTLRQRRLDLKLSEDILNSQLLASVFNILNENKIVLVSIRSVGQQTEQAYLDLVEKEESRGFTRLYSPQAEAA, from the coding sequence GTGGCAGAAGTCGACAGCGAACTTGTCGTCGAGACTACGCACCTCACCAAGATTTACCAGAATCGCCAGATTGCACTGAATGACGTTTCATTGACGATCGAGCCCGGTTCCGTGCTCGGTCTGCTCGGCCCTAACGGGGCGGGGAAAACGACATTTTTGCGACTGGTTTTGGGGTTGCACCGTCCGACTGCTGGGGGAGTTCGCGTCTTCGGGACACCGATGACGCCGAATTCGGCCATGCTGCGCCGTCGCATCGGTTATATCCCTACGAATCCGCAATTTCCCAAGGGAATGACGCCGATTACGTATCTCGATTACGTGGCCCGGCTCTACGGTCTTTCGCGAGATACTAGGAAACCTCGATTGGCGAATCTAATTCGCGCGGTCGATCTGCTCGGCGAATCGGGCAACTCGATTTCCCAGTTTTCCATTGGCATGACCGCCCGGCTGGCAGTGGCCGCGAGTCTGTTAAATGAGCCCGATCTGCTCATCTGGGACGAACCGACCCACGGCCTCGATATTGAAGCTCGCCGTAGCATGCTGGAATTGATCAAAAAGCTCGCTTCGGAAAAGACACTGATTTTGTGCAGTCATAATCTCAGCGATGTGGATGAGGTCTGCAATCATGCCGCCGTGCTGGCTCAGGGCAAGTTGATTTTTCAGGGAACACTGACGGAATTGAAGGGACGCATCCGCAAGAATCATTATGAGCTGGATCTGGAAGGCGACCAGAAATCGATTTCCAAAGCGGTCGGCCAATTAAAAGCGATCAAGGACATCCAGCAAGTGACACTGCGGCAACGCCGGCTCGATCTGAAACTCTCCGAGGATATTCTCAACAGCCAGTTGCTCGCTTCCGTATTCAACATTCTGAACGAAAACAAAATTGTGCTGGTGAGCATTCGAAGCGTCGGCCAGCAGACCGAACAGGCTTATCTCGACCTGGTGGAAAAAGAGGAATCGCGCGGCTTCACCCGGCTCTACTCGCCCCAGGCCGAAGCGGCGTAA
- a CDS encoding linear amide C-N hydrolase, with protein MRRLIASLLLLGMIAFGTLGLNAYRANACTRVVYFGLETQTVTGRTMDWVEDMHTNLWVFPRGMKRDGGLGKGSLEWKSRYGSVVASVYEGGTADGMNEKGLVANLLYLAESEYPTADDKRPGVCISVWAQYLLDNFATVKEAVEELKKDSFRVVSVEAPNGMKGTVHLSISDSSGDSAIFEYVQGKLVIHQGKQYQVMTNSPTYDKQLAINEYWKEFDGAVMLPGTVRAADRFARASYYVNACQQSADAREAVAAVFSVMRNVSVPRGIRKKGAPNLSSTIWRTVADQKNLVYYFEDTNSPGVLWVKLNKMDFAEGSGVRKLTLAGKPDVLGDQSGNFEKCEPFKFLAPPQK; from the coding sequence ATGAGACGATTGATTGCATCCTTACTTTTGCTGGGGATGATCGCTTTTGGAACGTTGGGCTTAAACGCTTATCGTGCCAACGCTTGCACCCGCGTGGTCTACTTCGGTCTGGAAACTCAGACCGTCACCGGCCGAACAATGGACTGGGTCGAAGACATGCATACCAACCTCTGGGTTTTTCCTCGCGGCATGAAACGCGACGGCGGCCTTGGCAAAGGTTCCCTGGAGTGGAAAAGCAGGTATGGCAGTGTTGTGGCCTCAGTCTACGAAGGTGGGACGGCCGACGGTATGAACGAGAAAGGGTTGGTCGCTAACCTGCTGTACCTCGCCGAATCCGAATACCCCACCGCCGATGATAAACGGCCGGGTGTTTGCATTTCTGTCTGGGCTCAATACTTGCTCGACAATTTCGCAACGGTGAAAGAAGCTGTGGAGGAGCTCAAGAAGGATTCTTTCCGCGTGGTTTCCGTGGAAGCCCCGAATGGAATGAAGGGGACCGTCCACCTTTCCATTTCCGACTCGTCCGGCGACTCGGCGATATTCGAGTACGTCCAGGGTAAATTAGTCATCCACCAAGGCAAACAATACCAGGTCATGACTAACTCGCCGACCTATGACAAGCAACTGGCGATCAACGAATACTGGAAGGAGTTTGACGGAGCGGTAATGCTGCCAGGCACGGTGCGGGCTGCGGATCGCTTCGCGCGAGCTAGCTACTACGTCAACGCCTGTCAGCAATCCGCGGACGCCCGTGAAGCGGTCGCGGCGGTCTTTAGCGTCATGAGAAACGTCAGCGTGCCGCGAGGTATCCGCAAGAAGGGGGCGCCCAACCTCTCGTCGACGATCTGGCGAACAGTTGCGGACCAGAAGAACCTCGTCTACTATTTCGAGGATACCAACAGTCCGGGCGTTTTGTGGGTCAAGCTGAACAAGATGGATTTTGCGGAGGGCTCGGGTGTACGGAAGCTGACACTCGCGGGCAAGCCGGACGTGCTCGGCGATCAATCGGGCAATTTCGAGAAGTGCGAGCCGTTCAAGTTCCTGGCTCCGCCTCAAAAGTGA